In the genome of Pelagibacterium nitratireducens, one region contains:
- a CDS encoding tetratricopeptide repeat protein — MGKFGLVLLAGVATIALAGCATNRSGALNADYANLSGPQIQSSVADLSQRYAQDPRNKVLGIHYAAALRAAGQVEPAVTVLENLMSVHQGDPELGLAYAKALSAAGRFEQALRVVDNAMNPVTPDWDALSVRGAILDQMGRPAEARQAYKQALLLAPNEARLHANMGLSYAMTGELIQAETHLRQAAALPGATSKVRQNLALVLGLQGRFEDARALYAAELPPEQVQANMEYIRALLTQQDRWQAIQNDTPA; from the coding sequence ATGGGCAAATTTGGTTTGGTGTTGCTGGCGGGTGTCGCTACCATCGCCTTGGCTGGATGCGCCACCAATCGATCCGGAGCGTTGAACGCCGACTACGCAAATCTTTCCGGACCGCAGATCCAGTCAAGCGTGGCCGATCTCTCCCAGCGCTATGCCCAGGATCCACGCAACAAGGTGCTCGGCATCCACTATGCTGCCGCCCTTCGGGCCGCGGGCCAGGTCGAGCCTGCCGTCACTGTGCTCGAAAATCTCATGTCGGTTCATCAAGGCGATCCTGAGTTGGGCCTTGCCTATGCCAAGGCGCTGTCTGCGGCCGGCCGCTTCGAGCAGGCTCTGCGGGTTGTGGACAATGCGATGAATCCCGTAACACCCGACTGGGACGCGCTTTCTGTGCGTGGGGCCATTCTCGATCAGATGGGACGGCCCGCAGAAGCGAGGCAGGCTTATAAGCAAGCGCTGCTTCTGGCACCCAACGAAGCACGGCTACATGCCAATATGGGGCTTTCCTACGCCATGACGGGTGAGCTCATCCAGGCCGAAACCCATTTACGTCAGGCGGCAGCCCTGCCCGGCGCAACCTCAAAGGTGCGGCAGAATCTGGCGCTCGTCCTCGGTCTGCAGGGTCGGTTCGAGGACGCACGCGCCCTCTATGCCGCAGAATTGCCGCCCGAGCAGGTTCAAGCCAATATGGAATACATCCGCGCGCTGCTGACCCAGCAGGACCGCTGGCAAGCCATCCAAAACGACACGCCGGCCTGA
- a CDS encoding type II secretion system F family protein codes for MRVSLADQIVNPDFLIAVFAAISAAAIVFTFGSQIFERVERKDRIKKVAIEREQMRAREMARLRNQADGKEGGRGNIRGADARTYMKSTVERFSLQKAFVDENTMDRLAQAGLRGQGELTKHLFVRFVAPFLFFALGAFYLIFITPGDRPLFLNIVYAVGVGLVGAYIPVLMLRNKIQKRQRSIKKAWPDALDLILLCVESGMSIEHAIKRVAKEVGLQSVELAEEMTLTTAELSFLEDRTRAYDNLARRTGLDSVRSVMTALIQAERYGTSVGQALRVMAEEGRDARMMEAEKKAAALPPKMTVPLIVFFLPVLFIIIMAPAIITVTSL; via the coding sequence TTGCGCGTGAGCCTCGCTGACCAGATCGTCAATCCCGACTTTCTCATCGCAGTTTTTGCGGCCATTTCGGCTGCTGCGATCGTCTTTACGTTCGGCTCCCAGATATTCGAGCGCGTCGAACGCAAGGACCGCATCAAGAAGGTGGCCATAGAGCGCGAACAGATGCGGGCGCGTGAAATGGCCCGTTTGCGCAACCAGGCCGATGGTAAGGAAGGCGGGAGGGGCAACATTCGCGGTGCCGATGCCCGTACCTATATGAAGTCCACAGTCGAGCGGTTTTCGCTCCAGAAGGCATTTGTGGACGAGAACACGATGGACCGCCTTGCTCAGGCAGGCCTGCGTGGCCAGGGCGAACTGACAAAGCACCTGTTCGTGCGTTTCGTTGCTCCCTTTCTCTTTTTTGCGCTCGGTGCTTTCTATCTCATTTTCATTACGCCCGGCGACCGTCCGCTCTTTCTCAATATAGTTTATGCCGTGGGCGTGGGGTTGGTCGGGGCTTACATCCCCGTTCTGATGCTGCGCAATAAGATTCAGAAACGCCAGCGCTCGATCAAGAAGGCGTGGCCAGATGCGCTTGATCTCATCCTTCTCTGCGTTGAATCGGGCATGTCGATCGAGCACGCCATAAAGCGGGTTGCCAAGGAAGTCGGGCTTCAAAGTGTTGAACTCGCCGAGGAAATGACCCTCACGACGGCCGAACTGTCCTTTCTTGAAGATCGGACCCGCGCCTATGACAATCTTGCCCGGCGCACCGGACTCGACAGCGTGCGTTCGGTGATGACGGCGCTCATCCAGGCCGAGCGCTACGGCACCTCGGTGGGACAGGCGCTCCGCGTCATGGCCGAAGAAGGGCGAGACGCGCGTATGATGGAAGCCGAGAAAAAGGCGGCCGCGCTGCCGCCCAAGATGACCGTCCCCCTGATCGTCTTCTTCCTGCCGGTTCTCTTTATCATCATCATGGCGCCGGCCATCATCACCGTCACCTCGCTCTGA